The sequence gtcctgtgtgacatgtaacttgtcctgtgcaggtgatatcagaggagggtcctgtgtaacatgtaacttgtgctgtgcaggtgatatcagaggagggtcctgtgtaacatgtaacttgtcctgtgcaggtgatatcagaggagggtcctgtgtgacatgtaacttgtcctgtgcaggtgatatcagagaagggtcctgtgtaacatgtaacttgtcctgtgcaggtgatatcagaggagggtcctgtgtaacatgtaacttgtgctgtgcaggtgatatcagagaagggtcctgtgtaacatgtaacttgtcctgtgcaggtgatatcagagaagggtcctgtgtaacatgtaacttgtgctgtgcaggtgatatcagagaagggtcctgtgtaacatgtaacctgtgctgtgcaggtgatatcagaggagggtcctgtgtaacatgtaacttgtgctgtgcaggtgatatcagagaaggggtcctgtgtaacatgtaacttgtgctgtgcaggtgatatcagaggaggggtcctgtgtaacatgtaacttgtgctgtgcaggtgatatcagagaagggtcctgtgtaacatgtaacttgtgctgtgcaggtgatatcagaggagggtcctgtgtaacatgtaacttgtgctgtgcaggtgatatcagaggagggtcctgtgtaacatgtaacttgtgctgtgcaggtgatatcagagaagggtcctgtgtaacatgtaacttgtgctgtgcaggtgatatcagaggagggtcctgtgtaacatgtaacttgtcctgtgcaggtgatatcagagaagggtcctgtgtaacatgtaacttgtcctgtgcaggtgatatcagagaagggtcctgtgtgacatgtaacttgtgctgtgcaggtgatatcagagaagggtcctgtgtaacatgtaacttgtgctgtgcaggtgatatcagagaagggtcctgtgtaacatgtaacttgtgctgtgcaggtgatatcagagaagggtcctgtgtaacatgtaacttgtcctgtgcaggtgatatcagaggagggtcctgtgtaacatgtaacttgtgctgtgcaggtgatatcagagaagggtcctgtgtaacatgtaacttgtcctgtgcaggtgatatcagaggagggtcctgtgtaacatgtaacttgtcctgtgcaggtgatatcagagaagggtcctgtgtaacatgtaacttggcctgttaagattttttgattgaaaggaCTTTTGatgtctgtaaatatgacctcctgatgctgcaaattcaacaaatgaccattttagtctctttacaacctttaaaataattagcatcgactatttaggaaaatcagcgaaaaataacatttgcataataatttggaacgcagtgtatctatctatctatctacactacatggagaaaagtattgggacacctccagattccacctacaggagcttttatgacgtcCCATTATAAATCCATAAACATTAATACAGAGTTGTATATAACCTATAGGAGACAGATGCTATAAAGACCGAGAACCTGTGATCGTGGCAGAGGAAGGAGCCGTTCCGGCTCCGAAAAGCATCGCTTGTATATATCTTTATCATTGCAGAACTTTCCAGATATCATATTGTTTGTTTCCTTGCCATGCGGCACCAAGGAACCAATTTTACATCCTTTTAAAAGGGAACAGCACCGTTTGTAGGGCTGATTTTTGGGATTCCCCACCGCACTGCTACCATTTCAGGAAACCGGACAAAGAGCTTTGAATCCGGCACAACCCGCGGCCTGCAGTTCCCTGGATAATCCATCCGTATATCAAAGACCCAATGTACAGGGGTGACACCAGCGCTCCGAGCACGACACCTCCAGGTGAGCATTTCACTACAACACATTCCATTGTATATCGCTTGTGGGTAATGCTCTATGTTTGCGCCATTCTTTTCCTTTCAGCTCCACtatgaagctcccgggcacagtgtgcggatgttaataccagaggaggtctgtactctgcagttatggagtcagcggagtgttggtgactttctgcacagcaccccccccccccccccgctctgtaactttacgtggtctgcacttcgtggctgagtttcgGCGGtttcttccactttacaataatatccggCACAGGTGATGGGGACTATCTAGGAGACATTTCCAGAACTGACGTGTTACcccggtgacgtcctattacaggaccgcactGGAGGTCACTGATTTCTTTATCACGGATGTCTGTAAAGTGACTGCAGGGCGGGCGCCGGATCTCATACACCGGGGGAGGGGGGAGGAAACGCCGGAaatcatatttattttatatctaTCTCATTATTTCTCCATCTCACGTCTATCTGCCTCCTGTCTATACATTTAGTATATATCTGTTCATCTATTATCTATGCCACGTCTGTGCATCTTATATTATCCATCCCCGTTACACCAGGAGgttatttgtatatttttggcGCAGTTATGGTGTGAGCGGCGTGAGGCCCGGTGTGTGAGCGGCGTGTGGCCCTGGAGTGAGTGGTGTGTGAGCGGCGTGTGGCCCTGGGGTGTGAGTGGGGTGTGGCCCCACGGTGTGATGTGAGCCGCACATATCCCTCTCTCTTTCTCATAAAGCGGCCGTTTGCTGAGAACGACTTGCAGGTGTGAGCGGCGGTGGCGGGCGCTGACAGCTTTGTCTGACTCACTGACCTGGTGGCGAATATACACAACACCTCCCAGACATCATGGAAAGTGCAGAACAAACCTACGTCAtcacgccccccccccacactgacgTAATCACGTCCCCCCCCACACTGACGTCATCAAGTCCCCccacaatgacgtcatcacgtcCGCCCACACACTGACGTCATCACGTCCCcccaatgacgtcatcacgcccccCCACACTGACGTCATCACGTCCCcccaatgacgtcatcacgcccccCCCCACACTGACATCACGTCCGCCCACACAATGACATCAtctcgccccccccccacactgacgTCAAACACGGCACAAAGCAGCAAAATCTCAGCAAATGAAAGCATCATCAGGCTGGTCCAATTAGATGGTGATGACGGGACATTGCGCTCGGGTGGGTAAAGTCCAGTATAAGAACAAGGAcatcacacaaatatatacaaataatCAGTCACCTGGGACCCTGTGATATGAGGGACAAAGAACATCCCAGAAACAGCAGGAGGGTCCAAGTCCTAGACTATTGGGCCTGTCGTCTCTTTTATTCACTCCAAACAGTCTGGTGCCCTCTCCTGGTAACACACTGCAATGACATCTCCACTGGTGGCAGGAAGAAGGGAAAAGAGGGGAACAGAAATTATTCATGGCTCAACTAAGGGAGTAGCAAAACTGGATCACTCCTGAGTGCAGGAGAAAGAATCATCTCAGTGTCATTTAAACATCGATGTATAACTCTGCCTAATTATTACACCTCCACATAACATATTCAGTCACagtgtacaaacattacattacttatcctgtactgatcctgagttacatcctgtattatactccagagctgcactcactattctgctggtggagtcactgtgtacatacattacattacttatcctgtactgatcctgagttatatcctgtattatactccagagctgcactcactattctgctggtggaatcactgtgtacagacattacattacttatcctgtactgatcctgagttatatcctgtattatactccagagctgcgcacactattctgctggtggagtcactgtgtacatacattacattactgatcctgtactgatcctgagttacatcctgtattatactccagagctgcactcactattctgctggtggagtctctgtgtacatacattacattacttatcctgtactgatcctgagttacatcctgtattatactccagagctgcactcactattctgctggtggagtcactgtgtacatacattacattacttatcctgtactgatccggagttatatcctgtattatactccagagctgcactcactattctgctggtggagtcactgtgtatatacattacattacttatcctgtactgatcctgagttacatcctgtattatactccagagctgcactcactattctgctagtggagtgactgtgtacatacattacattacttatcctgtactgatcctgagttatatcctgtattatactccagagctgcactcactattctgctggtggagtcactgtgtatatacattacattacttatcctgtactgatcctgagttacatcctgtattatactccagagctgaactcactattctgctggtggagtcactgtgtacatacattacattacttatcctgtactgatcctgagttacatcctgtattatactccagagctgcactcactattctgctggtggagtcactgtgtacatacattacattacttatcctgtactgatcctgagttacatcctgtattatactgcagagctgcactcactattctgctggtggagtcactgtgtatatacattacattacttatcctgtactgatcctgagttacatcctgtattatactccagagctgaactcactattctgctggtggagtcactgtgtacatacattacattacattacttatcctgtactgatcctgagttacatcctgtattatactccagagctgcactcactattctgctggtggagtcactgtgtacatacattacattacttatcctgtactgatcctgatttgggggggggggggtgtgtggagtCCGGTTCTCCTTGATCGGATGATCGCCCAGTATCTAGTGTAAATACAAATCACCAGAACAAGTTCTGTGCAGACAATGAACAATCCGGATAcgatgggagatttcagctcagtATTTCCACTGTTTCCGTACATAATGCGCTGTAGAACCACATACTAATAATTGTGCAGTAATATAAGGGGAGATCTGTTTCCAGTCGTCTTTTCTGGCAATTTCCATTAAGAATTTATTGATACACAAAATTATTCACCCCCCAGAAACTTTCACGTTTTGTTGTGTAACATTAAACAGAAAACGATTCTCGTGTCAAAGTGATAAAGTCGTACAACGGGAAGGACATTTCTTATAATTGAACACAATGAAAAGAAACGCACGGCTTATAACCATTTAACCATCTCTGTGAAGATTTCATTTGACATTTTCTGGAACATAAATCTTCTGCCTGGTCAGTTCTCTTGCAGGCTGCAGCAGGCTGCAGCAGGCTTTCCTCGCAGTTCTCTTGCAGGCTGCAGCAGGCTTTCCTCGCAGTTCTCTTGCAGGCTGCAGCAGGCTTTCCTCGCAGTTCTCTTGCAGGCTGCAGCAGGCTTTCCTCGCAGTTCTCTTGCAGGCTGCAGCAGGCTTTCCTCGCAGTTCTCTTGCAGGCTGCAGCAGGCTTTCCTCGCAGTTCTCTTGCAGGCTGCAGCAGGCTTTCCTCGCAGTTCTCTTGCAGGCTGCAGCAGGCTTTCCTCGCAGTTCTCTTGCAGGCTGCAGCAGGATTTCCTCGCAGTTCTCTTGCAGGCTGCAGCAGGATTTCCTCGCAGTTCTCTTGCAGGCTGCAGCAGGATTTCCTCGCAGTTCTCTTGCAGGCTGCAGCAGGATTTCCTCGCAGTTCTCTTGCAGGCTGCAGCAGGATTTCCTCGCAGTTCTCTTGCAGGCTGCAGCAGGATTTCCTCGCAGTTCTCTTGCAGGCTGCAGCAGGATTTCCTCGCAGTTCTCCTGCAGGCTGCAGCAGGATTTTCTCGCAGTTCTCTTGCAGGCTGCAGCAGGATTTCCTCGCAGTTCTCTTGCAGGCTGCAGCAGGATTTTCTTCAGAATTTTCCTGCATTAAGTTTATCCTCTGCCTTCCCAATCCCTCCAGGTCCTGCTGCAGAGAAGCCCCCCCATAAAGATGCTGCCCCGCCATGCTTTATATTGGGGGTTGAATGCTTCTGGTTATGTGTGAGATGTGGTTGGCCGGATTTGTTCCTGGCTTCATCTATATTGCACCCACTGTGAcatatttttccattttctacAGAAGGGATATTATGTCTTGTATCAATCACCTCACTGGGACTTTTCCGTAAGCTTCTGAAGTTTTCCTTCCTTCTCATGATGTCATCAGCAGTTCCAGGTCCAGGCGTCTGCAGTACACAGGTCAGCTGTCCCAGTGATGACGGAGACCTATCCTCAGACTCAAGGCTGCAGCACTGCCAGGGCTACCACTACTAGATATGCACCTAAAGGGGGTGAATAGATTTGCAATGTTGTAATGAATTTGGAGAAATTTGTAGATTTGTTTTCGCACTAAGAACGTTAAGCAATCTTCCAGCGGCCCCGCACTATACGTAGATCCGTCTGTAGTCGTGTAATAGCGCCAGTGAGTGCGTCATTCACCACAAGCAGGTTTATGTTTAGTTCTTGTATTCACCGTCAGCgccatacaaaaataaaaatgccgCAAACACATGTCCACGGGAGCCACGCTGGGGGGAGGCGTCTCTGGTATTAAAAGTCCATAGAGGATAAACATAAATAGAGCGTGGTTCTCCCTGCGCCAGGGACGAGCAGCCCATCTGCCGCCATTCTATTCCTCCCATGGACTCATGTCGGTATCGATGGCCACACAGTTGTACGCAGCGTAGCGCAGCTTCTCCTCGCAGATCTTGGCGCTGGAACAAAAGATGTGGatgacaaaaaataacaataaagtcATGTGTGTGGGGTGGGGGCGTTCCTCGTGACCCTCTATAACCACGCAAAGAAAATCCCGGCAGCCATATTTGTCATTTATCATCAGTTCCACATTGTAACCTCTCCGATATGGATGCCGGGGGCTACGAGTAACTAGAAAACTTCTCTATTTCCTATAGCGCTGGTTATAAAGGATCCGGGACACTGGCAGAACAGCAGAGGCGGGCGCGCCGGGCGCAGATACTGTACCTGGGGTAGTTCGGCAGATATAAAGTGCTGGAGCAGGTGGAGGATTCAGGGAGGGAGTCTGTAGTGTCAGAGCTGTGGGCAAGACATCACAGGGTTAGAGAAAGGGGGCACAACCTTCTCTGGTCCGAGCACCACACTGGCAGATTGAAGCACTCCGATAAACTTAAAAGGGTATCCCCATCAGAAATATTTAATGGTCCCCTGCTCCGATGTTTGGCACTCCAGAAAGTCGGAGACCTCATGTGACAGTGTGCGGCTTCCTCCATATATAATTTAGGTGAGTTACAGAAATACCCGAGTATTTCGCAATTCCCATGAACTACACAGGAGAGAGCTACACGCCACGCATACATGACCACCTTTATACCTCGTCTCCTCCTCTCTGGAGTGCCAAACAGGGGTCAAGGGAACCCCATTCTCCAGAAATATGGGGGTCCCAGAGATAGAATACCAcctatgagacatttatggcataccctgtggatatgccattaagTTTCTCCAGTGGTATTGCCCCTTTAAAAGAGAACTCTGTGAAAATTGATGCATTGTGTTACGCAggtcctgagggggcggagcatgacacaggggctCAAAGAAGAGAATTCCAGTTATGCTCCGCCCCCGCAGACCTGTACAGGGACCGTTCTGTATGGATCTTTTGACAGTGGCGACTTTCTGAACTAGTATGTCTATGTTCTGAAGGTTGGGCACtgcaggccgcatgcggcccctggattTGAGGGGTGAGGGAGCCCAAGGCCTTCAGTCTGTATCCAGCCAATGACAACCTGGGTCAATCCGTCAATCTATATTCAGTTCTGTACTGTAGACAAAAGGCTGGACTGTCGGAATGGTCAGACCGTCATGTGCTGAATTATAAGATCTCCTTCATATACCATATTGCTGATCTATCCTCACCCAGATTTATCAGGATAGATGTAAATCGGAGCTGGAAGACGACTCCGCCCAGTGACGAACCTGAGAAAACGACTGCGGTCCTCTGAAACGTGCAAGACAAATGGAGTTAATAATTCTTGTGTCATCTGATTTATGAATTTATATTTCTTGCCTGTACAGACCGTGACACAGTCCACCACAAACAGCCGCAAAACACCAGGATTCTGAAAAGAATCAGCAGCTCCAGTCCAAAGTACCAACGCAAACGCGTTCCAGTCCCATAGATGTGAACAGGAAGATTACCCCTCCCCCACACGTAGAACGCACTTACCGTTCGTGAAGTTATTTAGGGCCTCCCAGAAATACTGAACTCGAATGTCTGTTGGTTCCAAATCCTCAAATCTGGCTGAAGAAGACAAACGCGTGAGCACCGACGCAGAAGTGTCAGACTGTGAGGAAGATTGTAATGATAATCCATCCACAAACTTACTAAGTTTCTTAAGGGCCTCCACAGAGATCTCAGGGTCCCCACAGACTTTCTTCTCCAGTTCCTGCCAGGTGAGAAGGTCTAACACAGCCTGAGGAACGACTTTCAACAGCCCGGCCTGGAGGGCGTCTATCTATAGAGAAAGAAACATGGCACCAGATCACATATAGATATAATctcgaccaacaccagcagaatagtgagtgcagctctggagtataatacaggatataactcaggatcagtacaggataagtaatgtaatgtatgtacacagtgactccaccagcagaatagtgagtgcagctctggagtataatactggatgtaactcaggatcagtacaggacaagtaatgtatgtacaaagtgactccaccagcagaatagtgagtgcagctctggagtataatacaggatgtaactcaggatcagtacaggataagtaatgtaatgtatgtacacagtgactccaccagcagaatagtgagtacagctctcgagtataatacaggatgtaactcaggatcagtacaggctaagtaatgtaatgtatgtacacagtggctccaccagcagaatagtgagtgctgctctggtgtataatacaggatgtaactcaggatcagtacaggataagtaatgtaatgtatgtacacagtgactccaccagcagaatagtgagtgcagctctggagtataatacaggatgtaactcaggatcagtacaggataagtaatgtaatgtatgtacacagtgactccaccagcagaatagtgagtgcagctctggagtataatacaggatgtaactcaggatcagtacaggataagtaatgtatgtacatagtgactccaccagcagaatagtgagtgcagctctggaatataattataatgtcggggtagggagacagacaggggagccctaatctatccgccactcagtccctgcctacttgcacggcccgtcctaggcgacggcgtacaactgggcgacggtccctacgctcaataagtgaacgacagacaaacagacaagggtacacagaagctaagggaaatggggcagttgcccacggcaacaccgtgagcaacaagagtagtgaacgagccgagtcaaactaggagtgtacgaggtaccaaacgcagagcaggagagtagtcaataaagccagggtcaatttgaggcagaggtcaatagtactagcaggaacagcagagccaggaaaccagacagattcacaggcaaggaagagcaggaaatgaagatataaatagaccgagggcgggagctagaaccgtctggccaggctgtgataggctctcccactcctaagcctgccatcctgagtggtagcagatcgagtccttctatcagacctaggagcagatgcagactgactaaccacgggcgtcaacacagaagctgtgtctggcagatcctttacaataatacaggatgtaattcaggatcagtacaggataagtaatgtaatgtatgtacacagtgactccaccagcagaatagtgagtgcagctctggagtataatacaagatgtaactcaggatcagtacaggataagtaatgtaatgtatgtacacagtgactccaccagcagaatagtgagtgcagctctggagtataatacaggatgtaacgcaggatcagtacaggataagtaatgtaatgtatgtacacagtgactccaccagcagaatagtgagtgcagctctggagtataatacaagatgtaactcaggatcagtacaggataagtaatgtaatgtatgtacacagtgactccaccagcagaatagtgagtgcagttctggagtataatacaggatataactcaggatcagtacaggataagtaatgtaatgtatatacacagtgactccaccagcagaatagtgagtgcagctctggagtataatacaggatgtaactcaggatcagtacaggataagtaatgtatgtacacagtgactccaccagcagaatagtgagtgcagctctggagtataatacaggatgtaactcaggatcagtacaggataagtaatgtaatgtatgtacacagtgactccaccagcagaatagtgagtgcagctctggagtataatacaggatgtaactcaggatcagtacaggataagtaatataatgtatgtacacagtgactccaccagcagaatagtgagtgcagctctggggtataatacaggatgtaactcaggatcagtacaggataagtaatgtatgtacacagtgactccaccagcagaatagtgagtgcagctctggagtataatacaggatgtaactcaggatcagtacaggataagtaatgtaatgtatgtatgtacacagtgaccccaccagcagaatagtgagtgcagctctggagtataatataggatgtaactcaggatcagtacaggataagtaatataatgaatGTACACAGNNNNNNNNNNNNNNNNNNNNNNNNNNNNNNNNNNNNNNNNNNNNNNNNNNNNNNNNNNNNNNNNNNNNNNNNNNNNNNNNNNNNNNNNNNNNNNNNNNNNNNNNNNNNNNNNNNNNNNNNNNNNNNNNNNNNNNNNNNNNNNNNNNNNNNNNNNNNNNNNNNNNNNNNNNNNNNNNNNNNNNNNNNNNNNNNNNNNNNNNcaggagagggggtacaggctgctggaaggtgaggaggtgacactgtcctctaataacatatattacagaggctgcaggcaggagaggggtacaggctgctggaaggtgaggaggtgacactcctctaataacatatattacagaggctgcaggcaggagagggggtacaggctgctggaaggtgaggaggtgacactgtcctctaataacatatattacagaggctgcaggcaggagagggggtacaggctgctggaaggtgaggaggtgacactgtcctctaataacatatattacagagaggctgcaggcaggagagggggtacaggctgctggaaggtgaggagatgacactgtcctctaataacatatattacagaggctgcaggcaggagagggggtacaggctgctggaaggtgaggaggtgacactgtcctctaataacatatattacagaggctgcaggcaggagagggggtacaggctgctggaaggtgagggggtgacactgtcctctaataacatatattacagaggctgcaggcaggagagggggtacaggctgctggaaggtgaggaggtgacactgtcctctaataacatatattacagaggctgcaggcaggagagggggtacaggctgctggaaggtgaggaggtgacactgtcctctaataacatatattacagaggctgcaggcaggagagggggtacagactgctggaaggtgaggaggtgacactgtcctctaataacatatattacagagaggctgcaggcaggagagggggtacaggctgctggaaggtgagggggtgacactgtcttctaataacatatattacagaggctgcaggcaggagagggggtacaggctgctggaaggtgaggaggtgacactgtcctctaataacatatattacagaggctgcaggcaggagaggggggtacaggctgctggaaggtgaggaggtgacactgtcctctaataacatatattacagagaggctgcaggcaggagagggggtacaggctgctggaaggtgaggaggtgacactgtcctctaataacatatattacagaggctgcaggcaggagagggggtacaggctgctggaaggtgaggaggtgacactgacctctaataacatatattacagaggctgcaggcaggagagggggtacaggctgctggaaggtgaggaggtgacactgtcctctaataacatatattacagagaggctgcagacaggagagggggtacaggctgctggaaggtgaggaggtgacactgtcctctaataacatatattacagagaggctgcaggcaggagagggggtacaggctgcttgaaggtgaggaggcgacactgtcctctaataacatatattacagaggctgcaggcaggagagggggtacaggctgctggaaggtgaggaggtgacactgtcctctaataacatatattacagaggctgcaggcaggagagggggtacaggctgctggaaggtgaggaggtgacactgtcctctaataacatatattacagaggctgcaggcaggagagggggtacaggctgctggaaggtgaggaggtgacactgtcctctaataacatatattacagaggctgcagggaggagaggggtacaggctgctggaaggtgaggaggtgacactgtcctctaataacatatattacagaggctgcaggcaggagagggggtacaggctgctggaaggtgaggaggtgacactgtcctctaataacatatattacagaggctgcaggcaggagagggggtacaggctgctggaaggtgaggaggtgacactgtcctctaataacatatattacagaggctgcaggcaggtgagggggtacaggctgctggaaggtgaggaggtgacactgtcctctaataacatatattacagagaggctgcaggcaggagaggggtacaggctgctggaaggtgaggagatgacactgtc is a genomic window of Rhinoderma darwinii isolate aRhiDar2 chromosome 7, aRhiDar2.hap1, whole genome shotgun sequence containing:
- the LOC142657535 gene encoding uncharacterized protein LOC142657535, with amino-acid sequence MAGQHLYGGASLQQDLEGLGRQRINLMQENSEENPAAACKRTARKSCCSLQENCEKILLQPAGELRGNPAAACKRTARKSCCSLQENCEEILLQPARELRGNPAAACKRTARKSCCSLQENCEEILLQPARELRGNPAAACKRTARKACCSLQENCEESLLQPARELRGKPAAACKRTARKACCSLQENCEESLLQPARELRGKPAAACKRTARKACCSLQEN